A genomic stretch from Rhodothermales bacterium includes:
- a CDS encoding NUDIX pyrophosphatase: MADVVANLVDVYPYRGSAANREYLLLRRRPGVVYSGDWRMVGGKILDSERAWQAAGRELEEETGCKPLVMWAIPSANIFFEWELDTVHVIPAFAAEIDRDPVLNHEHDAFGWYDYEAACQLLCWPEQRRLLGIVHEELDRDIPVSWRVG; encoded by the coding sequence ATGGCCGACGTCGTCGCCAATCTCGTAGACGTGTACCCGTACCGCGGCTCTGCAGCAAACCGTGAGTATCTTCTGCTGCGCAGACGCCCCGGGGTCGTTTATTCAGGTGACTGGCGCATGGTGGGAGGCAAGATTCTGGACTCGGAGAGGGCCTGGCAGGCAGCCGGCCGCGAATTGGAGGAGGAGACCGGTTGCAAGCCGCTCGTGATGTGGGCCATCCCGTCTGCGAATATCTTCTTTGAGTGGGAGTTGGATACGGTTCATGTTATTCCGGCGTTCGCCGCCGAGATTGACCGCGATCCCGTCCTGAATCATGAACACGATGCGTTTGGATGGTACGACTACGAAGCGGCATGCCAGTTACTATGTTGGCCGGAACAGCGTCGGCTGCTGGGTATCGTACACGAGGAACTTGACCGGGATATTCCCGTGAGTTGGCGAGTCGGGTGA
- a CDS encoding SpoIIE family protein phosphatase, translated as MPELTTSSKSTNPRLGQLQLENQRLRRAVEELSILNDLATAIGGTSDPTEIMRIIVKRSLKTVGAEQGVITLIDQTTNDPSKTLIRTMESSKEQEAIHPDQSVLGWMMTYQRPLVINDTETDVRFKGTKWDPSVRSILCVPMISRSNLIGTLTIYNKKASGGFTEPDQRLVAILAGQSAQVLENARLHDEEQTYQLIQEELQVANQIQSRLLPQSMPAIDGYDIAGTSLPARSVGGDFFDFVSLENGELCFWVGDVAGKGLPAALTMATVQATLRGSTASSHETAHCLSTTNQYLCANTARGMFVTLFVGFLNPMRHILRYGNAGHNRPLLFREGEPTRGLDEGDLVLGFSEEIVYSEWRETLQPGDIALVFSDGITESMNRERDQFGDDRLAETIMANRNKGAAEIIESIVAEVEAHADGEAQADDLTIVIIKRTRG; from the coding sequence ATGCCGGAACTGACTACATCATCAAAATCAACCAACCCGCGGCTGGGTCAGCTGCAGCTCGAAAACCAGCGCCTCCGGCGAGCGGTCGAAGAGCTGTCAATTCTCAACGATCTGGCAACGGCCATTGGAGGGACGAGCGATCCGACCGAAATCATGCGGATCATCGTTAAGCGGTCGCTGAAAACAGTAGGCGCTGAGCAGGGAGTCATCACACTCATCGACCAGACTACGAATGATCCGTCCAAGACGCTGATCCGCACCATGGAGAGCTCGAAAGAGCAGGAGGCGATCCATCCCGACCAGAGTGTACTTGGATGGATGATGACGTACCAGCGGCCGCTCGTAATCAACGATACGGAAACCGACGTACGATTCAAGGGCACAAAGTGGGATCCGTCCGTCCGCTCAATTCTTTGCGTCCCGATGATCTCGCGGTCCAATTTGATCGGTACGCTGACCATATACAACAAGAAGGCGTCAGGTGGTTTCACGGAGCCGGATCAGCGGCTCGTGGCCATCCTGGCCGGTCAGTCGGCGCAGGTGCTGGAGAACGCGAGGCTCCACGACGAGGAGCAAACGTACCAGCTGATCCAGGAAGAACTGCAGGTTGCGAATCAGATTCAGTCGCGGCTCCTTCCGCAGAGCATGCCGGCGATCGACGGATACGATATCGCAGGCACGAGTTTGCCTGCCCGATCGGTGGGCGGTGATTTTTTTGACTTCGTTTCACTTGAAAACGGGGAGCTCTGCTTCTGGGTTGGTGATGTCGCCGGAAAGGGTTTGCCCGCTGCCCTGACGATGGCCACCGTGCAGGCCACCCTTCGAGGAAGCACAGCCTCTTCGCACGAGACGGCACACTGTCTGTCGACAACCAACCAATACCTCTGCGCCAACACGGCCAGGGGTATGTTTGTAACCCTGTTTGTCGGATTCCTCAATCCGATGAGACACATCCTCCGCTATGGCAACGCGGGGCATAACCGGCCACTGCTGTTCCGGGAAGGAGAGCCGACTCGCGGCCTCGACGAGGGAGATCTTGTTCTGGGCTTCTCCGAAGAAATCGTCTACAGCGAGTGGCGTGAGACGCTTCAGCCAGGCGACATCGCACTTGTTTTCTCCGACGGAATCACGGAATCCATGAACCGGGAGCGGGACCAGTTTGGCGATGACCGACTGGCAGAGACCATCATGGCCAATCGAAACAAGGGAGCGGCCGAGATTATTGAGAGCATTGTAGCGGAGGTTGAGGCCCATGCCGATGGCGAGGCACAGGCCGACGACCTCACGATCGTGATCATCAAACGGACCCGGGGGTGA